A genome region from Leishmania mexicana MHOM/GT/2001/U1103 complete genome, chromosome 28 includes the following:
- a CDS encoding putative electron-transfer-flavoprotein, alpha polypeptide, producing the protein MFRATALSLGKALVIAEMVGGKASPATLSAITGATKVGPVTILVAGASAKDEAQVLAKIKPVASVLVTVGEQYSHGLPEEYAPLIDAAVKANGYTHVFAGTSAFGKNVIPRAAARQSCMPIPEVTEIVDENTFVRQTYAGNAITTIKSSDKIKYCTLRGTSFERAEVGGGSAAVADLAATPAVGKAKFVEDQLSTSDKPDLMTAATVISGGRGMKSGDNFKMLEELAAPLNAAVGATRAVVDAGYVPNEMQIGQTGKTVAPNFYLACGISGAIQHVAGMKDSKVIAVVNTDEEAPFFQIADYGIVDDLFKVLPALTEKVKAANGK; encoded by the coding sequence ATGTTCCGCGCGACTGCACTCTCACTGGGCAAAGCCCTCGTCATTGCTGAGATGGTGGGTGGGAAGGCCTCACCAGCGACGCTGTCCGCCATTACAGGCGCCACGAAGGTGGGCCCTGTGACGATCCTGGTGGCCGGTGCGTCCGCCAAGGATGAGGCCCAGGTGCTGGCCAAGATCAAGCCTGTTGCGAGCGTGCTCGTGACGGTCGGGGAGCAATACAGCCACGGCCTCCCGGAGGAGTACGCTCCGCTCATCGAcgcggcggtgaaggcgaaCGGTTACACGCACGTCTTTGCCGGGACTTCGGCATTCGGCAAAAACGTGATCCCcagggcggcagcgaggcagagCTGCATGCCCATTCCCGAAGTCACGGAGATCGTGGACGAGAACACGTTTGTGCGGCAGACGTACGCTGGCAATGCGATAACGACCATCAAGTCGTCTGACAAGATCAAGTACTGTACCTTGCGCGGTACGTCGTTTGAGCGAGCCGAGGTTGGCGGTGGTAGCGCCGCAGTGGCGGATCTCGCCGCGACCCCGGCGGTGGGTAAGGCAAAGTTTGTAGAAGACCAGCTGTCCACCAGCGATAAGCCCGACCTGATGACGGCAGCGACCGTCATCTCTGGCGGCCGAGGTATGAAGAGCGGCGATAACTTCAAGATGCTCGAGGAGCTCGCCGCCCCGCTGAATGCAGCTGTCGGCGCTACCCGCGCTGTTGTAGATGCCGGCTACGTGCCAAATGAGATGCAGATCGGCCAGACGGGCAAGACCGTCGCCCCGAACTTCTACCTCGCGTGCGGCATCTCCGGCGCTATCCAGCACGTAGCCGGCATGAAGGACTCGAAGGTGATCGCGGTGGTTAACACAGACGAGGAAGCGCCCTTCTTTCAAATCGCCGACTACGGCATTGTCGATGATCTCTTCAAAGTGTTGCCGGCGCTAACGGAGAAGGTCAAGGCGGCTAATGGCAAGTGA